One Streptomyces fagopyri DNA window includes the following coding sequences:
- the dnaB gene encoding replicative DNA helicase, giving the protein MSISEPLDDPWADSGPSDRLPASRQRRDSGRARDEQHDRDRDNGPWEGGGSSFERVPPQDLDAEQSVLGGMLLSKDAIADVVEVIKGHDFYRPAHETIYTAILDLYAKGEPADPITVAAELTKRGEITKVGGASYLHTLVQTVPTAANAEYYAEIVHERAVLRRLVEAGTRITQMGYAADGDVDEIVNSAQAEIYAVTEQRTTEDYLPLGDIMEGALDEIEAIGSRSGEMTGVPTGFTDLDSLTNGLHPGQMIIIAARPAMGKSTLALDFARTCSIKHNMPSVIFSLEMGRNEIAMRLLSAEARVALHHMRSGTMTDEDWTRLARRMPDVSAAPLYIDDSPNLSMMEIRAKCRRLKQRSDLKLVVIDYLQLMQSGGKRSESRQQEVSDMSRNLKLLAKELELPVIALSQLNRGPEQRTDKKPMVSDLRESGSIEQDADMVILLHREDAYEKESPRAGEADIIVGKHRNGPTATITVAFQGHYSRFVDMAQT; this is encoded by the coding sequence GTGAGCATTTCCGAGCCCTTGGACGACCCGTGGGCCGACAGCGGTCCCAGTGATCGTCTGCCCGCTTCCCGTCAGCGCCGTGATTCGGGGCGGGCGCGTGACGAACAGCACGACCGCGACCGGGACAACGGGCCGTGGGAAGGCGGAGGGTCGTCCTTCGAGCGTGTGCCGCCCCAGGATCTGGACGCCGAACAGTCCGTCCTCGGTGGCATGCTCCTGTCCAAGGACGCGATCGCCGATGTCGTCGAGGTCATCAAGGGCCACGACTTCTACCGGCCCGCACACGAGACGATCTACACCGCGATCCTCGACCTGTACGCCAAGGGCGAGCCGGCCGACCCGATCACCGTCGCGGCCGAGCTGACCAAGCGGGGTGAGATCACCAAGGTCGGTGGCGCGTCCTACCTTCACACCCTCGTCCAGACGGTCCCTACCGCGGCCAACGCCGAGTACTACGCGGAGATCGTCCACGAGCGCGCGGTGCTCCGCCGCCTGGTCGAGGCCGGCACCCGCATCACCCAGATGGGATACGCGGCCGACGGCGACGTCGACGAGATCGTCAACAGTGCCCAGGCCGAGATCTACGCCGTCACCGAGCAGCGCACCACCGAGGACTATCTGCCGCTCGGCGACATCATGGAGGGCGCCCTCGACGAGATCGAGGCGATCGGTTCGCGGTCGGGGGAGATGACCGGTGTGCCGACCGGCTTCACCGACCTCGACTCGCTCACCAACGGACTGCATCCAGGTCAGATGATCATCATCGCGGCCCGTCCCGCCATGGGTAAGTCGACGCTCGCGCTGGACTTCGCCCGGACCTGCTCCATCAAGCACAACATGCCCAGCGTGATCTTCTCCCTGGAAATGGGGCGCAACGAGATCGCGATGCGTCTGCTGTCTGCCGAGGCACGCGTGGCACTGCACCACATGCGGTCCGGCACGATGACCGACGAGGACTGGACCCGGCTCGCGCGCCGGATGCCGGATGTCTCCGCCGCACCGCTCTACATCGATGACTCCCCGAACCTGTCGATGATGGAGATCCGCGCCAAGTGCCGCCGTCTCAAGCAGCGCAGTGACCTGAAACTCGTCGTGATCGACTATCTGCAGCTGATGCAGTCGGGCGGCAAGCGTTCCGAGAGCCGGCAGCAGGAGGTCTCCGACATGTCGCGAAACCTGAAGCTGCTGGCCAAGGAGCTGGAGCTGCCCGTGATCGCGCTGTCCCAGCTCAACCGTGGCCCCGAGCAGCGTACGGACAAGAAGCCCATGGTCTCCGACCTGCGTGAGTCCGGCTCGATCGAGCAGGACGCGGACATGGTGATCCTGCTGCACCGCGAGGACGCGTACGAGAAGGAGTCGCCGAGGGCGGGCGAGGCGGACATCATCGTCGGCAAGCACCGTAACGGCCCGACGGCCACGATCACGGTGGCCTTCCAGGGCCACTACTCCCGCTTCGTGGACATGGCGCAGACCTGA